A single Populus nigra chromosome 13, ddPopNigr1.1, whole genome shotgun sequence DNA region contains:
- the LOC133671132 gene encoding linoleate 13S-lipoxygenase 2-1, chloroplastic-like has protein sequence MLKPQLHQSHLSTKIPFLLPKPFIHGSGHASFPVYSRSLSTKANKKVRVGYKHGSIKSIASVTQQSTDVKAVVTVKQTVADFWTEIGIERGLDDFKDLFGKTLLLELVSAELDPKTGLEKPSIRKYAYKIDHEGEDIKYEADFVVPPDFGEIGAIFVENEHHKEMYLHDVVFDGFPTGPVHVTCDSWIHSKFDNKKKRLFFTNKSYLPSETPNGLTKLREEELETLRGNDNGERKKGERIYDYDVYNDLGNPDSDPETARPVLGGKEHPYPRRCRTGRPRTESDPLTETRSSSFYVPRDEEFSEIKMGTFSAKTLKSVLHALVPSLSTAIVDSELGFPFFSSIDALFNEGINLPPLKKQGFWKDLLPNLFRAITDGTKDVLKFETPDTMERDRFFWFRDEEFARQTLSGLNPCSIKMVTEWPLRSKLDPEIYGPQESAITTEMVEQEIKGFMTCGQAVKDQKLFILDYHDLFLPFVSKIRELKGTTLYGSQTLFFLTHEGTLRPLAIELTRPPMDGKPQWKQVFRPAWHSTGVWLWRLAKAHVLAHESGYHQLISHWLRTHCCTEPYIIAANRQLSEMHPIYRLLHPHFRYTMEINALARQYLINAKGIIETSFFPGKYSMELSSVVYDQEWRFDYEALPKDLINRGMAVEDPSAPHGLKLMVEDYPYANDGLVLWDIIKEWVSDYVKHYYPDSSLIVSDNELQAWWTEVRTVGHADKKDEPWWPVLKTHQDLIETMTTIIWIASGHHAAVNFGQYTYAGYFPNRPTTTRMNMPTEDPNDELLKLFWEKPEVILLTTFPSQIQATTVMAILDVLSNHSPDEEYLGQQIEPSWTEEPAINAAFVKFNGRLKEFEGIIDERNADIKLKNRNGVGVVPYELLKPFSDPGVTGKGVPYSISI, from the exons ATGTTGAAGCCACAGCTTCACCAGTCACACCTTTCAACAAAAATCCCTTTTCTACTACCTAAACCATTCATCCATGGCAGTGGTCATGCTTCTTTTCCTGTGTATTCAAGGTCCTTGTCCactaaagcaaacaaaaaagttCGTGTTGGCTATAAGCATGGAAGCATTAAATCTATAGCTAGTGTCACACAGCAGTCCACAGATGTTAAGGCTGTGGTGACTGTGAAACAAACAGTTGCTGATTTTTGGACAGAAATAGGGATAGAACGAGGACTTGATGATTTTAAAGACCTGTTTGGCAAAACACTCCTCTTGGAGCTTGTTAGTGCTGAGCTTGACCCAA AGACGGGATTAGAGAAGCCCTCAATTCGAAAGTACGCATACAAGATAGATCATGAAGGAGAGGATATCAAGTATGAAGCGGATTTTGTGGTTCCACCAGATTTTGGAGAGATTGGTGccatttttgttgaaaatgagCACCATAAAGAGATGTACCTTCATGATGTTGTCTTTGATGGCTTCCCTACTGGACCAGTTCATGTGACTTGTGATTCATGGATCCATTCGAAGTTTgacaataaaaagaagagacTCTTTTTCACTAACAAG TCATACTTGCCATCAGAAACACCAAATGGATTGACAAAACTGAGAGAGGAAGAACTTGAAACTTTACGAGGCAATGACAACGGAGAACGAAAGAAAGGTGAAAGGATCTATGACTATGACGTGTACAATGATCTTGGAAATCCTGATAGCGATCCAGAGACAGCAAGGCCGGTGCTAGGTGGCAAAGAGCACCCGTACCCTAGGCGTTGCCGTACTGGCCGACCACGGACCGAGTCAG ATCCACTTACGGAGACAAGGAGTAGCAGCTTCTACGTGCCTCGAGATGAAGAATTCTCAGAAATAAAGATGGGCACGTTTTCGGCCAAGACTCTCAAATCAGTATTGCATGCCCTAGTTCCTTCTCTATCAACCGCTATTGTTGACAGTGAACTTGGATTCCCATTCTTCAGTTCCATTGATGCACTATTCAATGAAGGAATCAATTTGCCTCCCCTTAAGAAACAGGGGTTTTGGAAAGATCTTCTGCCTAACCTTTTCAGGGCCATTACTGATGGAACTAAAGATGTCTTGAAATTTGAGACTCCTGATACCATGGAga GAGacagatttttttggtttagggATGAAGAATTTGCTAGACAGACTCTTTCTGGTCTCAACCCTTGTAGCATCAAAATGGTCACG GAATGGCCATTAAGGAGTAAACTAGACCCTGAAATCTATGGTCCCCAAGAATCAGCAATCACTACAGAAATGGTTGAGCAAGAAATCAAAGGGTTCATGACATGTGGACAG GCAGTAAAAGATCAGAAGCTTTTCATCCTTGACTACCATGATTTATTCCTACCTTTTGTAAGCAAAATAAGAGAGCTGAAAGGCACGACATTATACGGGTCACAGACATTGTTCTTCTTAACCCATGAAGGAACATTGAGACCACTAGCTATTGAGCTCACTCGACCACCGATGGATGGTAAGCCGCAATGGAAGCAAGTGTTTAGACCAGCTTGGCATTCCACGGGTGTTTGGCTTTGGAGGCTTGCCAAAGCTCATGTCCTTGCACATGAGTCTGGCTATCACCAACTTATTAGTCACTG GCTAAGAACACATTGCTGCACAGAACCATACATTATCGCGGCCAATCGCCAACTTAGTGAAATGCATCCAATCTACAGACTCTTGCACCCGCATTTCCGGTACACAATGGAGATCAATGCTCTAGCTCGACAATATCTAATTAATGCAAAAGGGATTATAGAGACGTCATTCTTTCCTGGCAAGTATTCTATGGAATTAAGCTCTGTTGTCTATGATCAAGAATGGCGGTTTGACTACGAGGCGCTGCCCAAGGATCTAATAAACAG GGGAATGGCTGTGGAAGATCCATCTGCTCCACATGGATTGAAATTGATGGTGGAAGACTATCCATATGCCAATGATGGTTTGGTTTTATGGGATATCATCAAAGAGTGGGTTAGTGACTATGTCAAACACTACTATCCAGACTCAAGTCTCATTGTGTCTGATAATGAGCTCCAAGCATGGTGGACAGAAGTTCGAACGGTAGGTCACGCTGACAAGAAAGATGAACCCTGGTGGCCTGTGCTTAAAACACATCAGGACCTTATTGAAACCATGACAACTATCATATGGATAGCCTCCGGTCATCATGCCGCAGTGAATTTCGGACAATATACATATGCAGGATACTTTCCAAATAGGCCTACAACTACTAGGATGAATATGCCAACCGAAGACCCGAACGATGAGTTGCTGAAACTATTTTGGGAGAAACCTGAAGTGATACTATTGACAACATTCCCTTCACAAATTCAGGCAACAACAGTGATGGCTATATTGGATGTGTTATCAAATCATTCTCCCGATGAGGAGTATCTTGGGCAGCAAATAGAGCCATCATGGACAGAGGAACCGGCTATAAATGCGGCTTTCGTAAAGTTCAATGGGAGGTTGAAGGAGTTTGAAggaattattgatgaaaggaaTGCTGACATTAAATTGAAGAATAGAAATGGAGTAGGCGTTGTGCCTTATGAGCTTTTGAAGCCATTCTCTGACCCTGGAGTTACAGGAAAAGGAGTTCCTTACAGCATCTCTATCTGA